Within Mycobacterium heckeshornense, the genomic segment GTGTAGGTTCCGCCGCCGTAGATTAGAAACGGCAACATGAGGTTGAAGACCCGCCACTTAAGCGGGCGGTCCGGGACGTCGTCCCACATCCAGATCTGCTCGAGCCTGCCGCGCTTTTGACCGCCAGCATCGTGAACGATGACAAAGAGCTGAGGATCGTGCTCGGTGCCGTTCTCAGTGGAGACGCAGAGCAGGATCGGTGCGGTTGACTGGTGAACCTGCTTGTCCTGAAGGGGCGGCAAGTGAATCTCGACCTGCGGGACACCGACGGCATTAACGGCATCGTTCTCGAGGACGACACCTCGTGTTGGCACAAAGGCATTGATGTGCACGCGGCGCTTTCTTTCTGTTGGGGTCGGTTCCGAAATTGAAGACGGTTTTCTTGACGATGTAGTTGACGATCTCGCAGACGCGGACGAGGTCATCTACGGTGGCGAGTTTGACCCGCAGCCTCGCTCGCTCATCTGCGCACCGGCTCCCTCATCCGGCGGGTTCTATCGCTGGTCCGATTCGGGTCCGGGCAACCTCGGCGGCGTAGTGCGACCAGTCCCCGCCGGCGGCGTGGGCCCAGTCGGCAGCAGTGGTGGTGTGGATGCCGAGCAGGTCGGCGAGGACGGCGGCGGGGACGGTGGTGGCCAGTTGGAGCATCGCTGCGCGGTGGCCGGTCTGGGCGTCAATGCCGAGCCGGCCGAGGCGTGCTCCGAGCCGCGCTGGCGTGATCGATTGTGCGGGAAAGTGTCCGGGGAACAGCCAGTTGCTGCGCGGCGCGGCGAGACTGGCGTGGCGGCGAGGGGTGTCGAGGTGGGCGCGCACGAAACCGGCTAGGCCGAAGTTCCCCCCTTCTGAGAGGGGGCTGATTTCCTTTCTGCTTTGTGAGCAGGTGTTTCAGTGTTCATGTGCCGGCAAGGCGTAATCATGTATTCGCAAGACTTGTTCGGCGTGTCATTTTCTAAATTCGCTACTCTCGTACTGCTGTTGTGCTAGAAAGTAATCATGTACGTGACGCGGGTGCCCAACCGTGGATCACCGCCGGCGGTGCTGTTGCGCGAAAGTTACCGCGAGAACGGCAAGGTGAAAACCCGCACGCTGGCCAACCTGTCGCGCTGGCCCGAGCACAAGGTGGACAAACTGCAGCGCGCGCTCAAGGGCCTGCCGGGGACGGGCGATCTGGCCGGGGCGTTTGACATCACCCGCAGCCTGCCGCACGGGCATGTGGCCGCGGTGTTGGGCACCGCCGCCAAGCTGGGCATGGCCGAGCTGATCGACCCCGCCCCGTCGCGTAACCGGGACTTGGTGTGCGCCATGCTGGCCGCGTCGGTGATCGAGCCGGGCTCCAAGCTGGCGATGGCGCGCGGGCTGCGCATCGAGACCGCCACCAGCACCCTGGGTGCGGTGCTGGGCGTGGCGGGTGCCGATGAGGATGACCTGTATGACGCGATGGACTGGGTGGTCGAGCGCCAGGATGCCATCGAAAACTCGTTGGCCGCACGGCATCTGGCCAACGGAACCCTGGTGCTCTATGACGTGTCCTCGGCGGCGTTCGAGGGCCACACCTGCCCGTTAGGGAAAATCGGGCATGCCCGCGACGGGGTCAAAGGCCGGTTGCAGATCGTCTACGGGCTGCTGTGCTCACCAGCCGGGGTGCCGATCGCCATTGAGGTGTTCGACGGCAACACCGCCGACCCGAAAACCCTGGGCGCCCAGATCACCAAGCTCAAGACCCGGTTCGGGCTGACCACCATCGCCCTGGTGGGGGATCGGGGCATGCTCACCAGCGCGCGCATCCGCGACGAGCTGCACCCGGCGCAGTTGGATTGGATCAGCGCGCTGCGCGCCCCGCAGATCAAGGCATTGGTCGACGACGGGGCGCTGCAGCTGTCGCTGTTCGACGAGCAGAACCTGTTCGAGATCACCCACCCCGACTACCCCGGCGAGCGGCTGGTGTGCTGCCACAACCCCGCCCTGGCTGATGAGCGTGCCCGCAAACGCGGCGAGCTGCTGGCGGCCACCGAACACGAACTACAGACCATCGCCGAGGCCACCCGCCGCGCCAAACGACCACTACGCGGGCGGGACAAGATCGCGCTGCGGGTGGGCAAGGTGCGCAACAAGTTCAAGATGGCCAAGCATTTTGACCTGCAAATCACCGACGAAGCGTTCAGTTTCTCCCGCAACCAGGACGCCATCGCCGCCGAGGCCGCCCTCGACGGCATCTACGTGCTCCGCACCAGCCTGCCCGACCAGACACTGCAGCGCGACGAGGTCGTGCTGCGCTACAAGGACCTCGCCGACGTCGAACGGTTCTTCCGCACCCTCAACACCGAACTGGACGTGCGACCCATCCGGCACCGCCTCGCCGATCGGGTGCGCGCGCACATGCTCCTACGGATGCTGTCCTACTACATCAGCTGGCACATGAAACAAGCCCTCGCACCAATCCTTTTCCAGGACAACGACAAACCCGCCGCCGCCGCCAAACGTGCCGACCCCGTCGCTCCCGCCCAACGCTCCGATCAAGCGCTGGCCAAGGCAGCGCGCAAACGCACCGAAAACGACTACCCGGTGCACAGCTTCACCAGCCTGCTCGCCGACCTGGCCACCATCTGCGCCAACCACATCCAGCCCACCGACGACCTGCCGGCATTCACCAAGATCACCAACCCCACCCCACTACAGCGGCGAGCCTTCGAACTACTCGGCGTCTCACACCGCCACGGACTCGCGTAGTCAGCACACCAACACAAAACCCCAGCTCAACCCACTAAACCGCTCCACACCAGGGGGAACTTCGGGCTAGAGGGGGTGTATAAGTTAAACGGTGTAACTTCTGAGACAAAAGGAGAGCACTGTGACTAATGTGATCACCGACGAGAAGGGTGTCGAAGCGCCGGACACCGGCGTCGTGGATCTGGATGAGTTGGATCAGCAGCTGGTCGGTCAGTTGGTGGATCGGGCCCGCTCACAGGGGCTGCGGTTGACCGGGGAGGACGGGCTGCTGGCCCAGCTCACGAAGACCATCATCGAGTCTGCGGCCGAGGGCGAGATGGACGATCATCTCGGCTACGCCAAGCATGATCCGGCCGGCCGCGATGGCGGCAACTCTCGCAATGGCACCCGCACCAAGCAGCTGCTGACCGACGTCGGGCCGGTGGAGGTCGCGATACCTCGGGACCGGGATGGGTCGTTCGAGCCGCAGATCGTGCGCAAGCGTCAGCGCCGTCTTTCAGGGATCGACGGGCTGGTGATTTCGTTGTCCGCCAAGGGCTTAACTCACGGCGAGATCGCCGCGCATCTGGCCGAAGTGTACGGCGCGCAGGTGTCCAAGCAGACCATCTCGACGATCACCGACCGGGTGATCGAGGCGATGAGCGAGTGGTGCAACCGGCCGCTGGACCCGGTGTATCCGGTGGTGTTCATCGACGCGATCAACGTCAAGATCCGTGATGGCAACGTCGCTAACCGGCCGATCTACATCGCGCTGGGCGTCACCGTCGACGGCACCCGCGATGTGCTGGGGCTGTGGGCCGGTGAGCACGGCGACGGGGAGGGCTCCAAGTATTGGCTGCGCGTGCTCTCGGAAATCAAAAATAGGGGCACCCAGGACGTATGCATCGTGGTGTGCGATGGGCTCAAGGGCTTGCCGACCGCCATCGAAGCCGTGTGGCCGCAGGCGATCACCCAGACCTCATCTATTAACAATGGATCGGCCGGGATGGTCTCGGCGTTCACCTGCACCACCACGGGCAGGGCCCACGCAAACGCGTCACCTTCGAGGTCCACATGCAGACCTGTCCGCCCGTGGTGGCTGCGGGGCGTGGACCGGCCAGCGAGAGCAGCGCCACCGCTGTGGGCGGTGAGTGCCGAGATGAGGTTCCGGGCAGGCCTCGCGATCGCAGGGTGAACCTTTCACATTGAAAGGGATCCAAGTGCAATGAATCAGAGTACTCTGCAACGGCCGAACAGCTTCTGGTGTGGGATCGACTGGGGTGGGCGCTTCCATCACCTGTGTGTGCTGGATGGCACCGGCCAGCAGCTGCTCAGTCGCAAGGTCGCTCACACCGTCGATGGTCTGGCCGTCCTGGTCGGGTTGATTGCTTCGTTCACCGGTGCGGTCCGGATCGCGATCGAGCGGGCCGAAGGGCTACTGGTCGAATATCTCCAGCACCACTGCGATGCCGAAATTTATTGCGTGTCACCGAAAATCTCGGCGCGAGCACGCGAACGCTATCGGATGGCGGCCGCCAAGTCCGACGAATTCGATGCCTATGTGTTGGCCGATACGTTGCGTCACCAGTATGCCCAGTGGCGGCCGTTGGCCGTTCCGTCGCCGCTTCTAGCGGAGCTGACCGCAGTGAGCCGCGATCGTCAACGCATCCTGGATATGCAGGTGGACACCGAGAATCGACTGCGGTCAATCTTGGATGCCTATCATCCGTGCCCGTTGCACCTGTTTTCTGCACTGGACCGGGACATCACCCTGTCCTTCATCCGCAGCTATCCCACTCCCGTGCAGGCGGGCCGGATCACCGCTGCGCGGATGGGCGCGTTCACGTCCCGGCACGGCTACAGTGGCCGGCACAAACCCGAGACACTTGTCGCCCGGATGCAGCCGCATCTGCTATCGGCGAGCGACGGCACCGTTGCTGGCAAAGCGTTGGCGGCCAAAGCATTCACCGAACAACTGGCTCTACTCAACACCCATTTGCGAGCCCATGACAAACGACTGGGCGAACTGCTTGAGGCGCACCCGGACACCCCGATCTTCACCAGTTTCCCCGGCATCGGACCGGTCACCGCCGCCGTGTTGATCTCCGAAATGGGTGAGGAGCGCAGTCGTTTTCCTTCGGCGCCGTCATTGTTGGCAGAGACCGGCTTGGCTCCGGTCACCAAGGTGTCCGGGCGCACACGTCAGGTTCGCTTCCGCTACGCCGCCAACCGGCGGATGCGGCACGCCATCGACTGGTGGATGTTCGTCGCCGTCCGTGAAGACCTCTGGTCGGCCGACATCTACCAACACGCCCGCGCCGCCGGCCAACCACACCATCGTGCCCTGCGTGGCCTGGGCGCCCGCTGGTGTCGCATCTTGTGGCGCTGCTGGCACGACCACAACCCCTACGACCCGGCCATCCACCACCGCGCCACCGCCGCCTAACAACCCCACCCCGCCCCCGCGCTGAGCAAAGTCAGCCAGCCGCGGCGATCAATCATGCCCACGACCCGAGGTTGACAGCGGGAGTCTGTGTCGTGCACCTTCTGAGGAACTCGTTTCGCTACGCCTCCAAGAGGGACTGGGCCGCGATCGCCAAAGACCTCAAGCTGGTCTACACCGCGGCCAGCGAGTCAGCGGCTTTGGACGCGTTCGCCGCGTTCACCGAGACCTGGGGCCAGCGCTACCCGGCCATCATCAAGCTGTGGGAGAACGCCTGGGCCGAGTTCGTTCCCTTCCTGGCCTTCGACAAGGAAATCCGCAGCGTGATCTGCACGACCAACAGCATCGAAAGCCTAAACTCAAGGATCCGCAGGGCGGTCAACGCCCGCGGCCACTTCCCGACCGAGCAGGCCGCGCTCAAGTGCGTCTACCTGGCGATCATGAGCCTTGACCCAACCGGCAAGGGCCGCAAGCGCTGGGTCAACCGATGGAAAGCACCGCTCAACGCCTTCGAGATCGCATTCCCAGGGCGACTAACCCAAGGCCGAAAATAACAGTACAACAACCAGTTACACCGTTAACTTGACAGCCTCGCTAGAGGCTCGGGGATTTCGATGTCGGCGGTGCCGAAACGGACCGACAGTGTGTCGGTCGACCGGCCGCGACCCCGCTGCACAGGCGTTCGTCCCCGCAGACCATGCATACGGCCGTCGGTGGTCGCCAGCAGCTCGAGCAGATGTCTGGGCCGTCCGGGCCGGCGCGTTTCGAGATTGGCCGCACCCGCCCGCATCGGCCGCAGAGC encodes:
- a CDS encoding IS1634 family transposase; amino-acid sequence: MYVTRVPNRGSPPAVLLRESYRENGKVKTRTLANLSRWPEHKVDKLQRALKGLPGTGDLAGAFDITRSLPHGHVAAVLGTAAKLGMAELIDPAPSRNRDLVCAMLAASVIEPGSKLAMARGLRIETATSTLGAVLGVAGADEDDLYDAMDWVVERQDAIENSLAARHLANGTLVLYDVSSAAFEGHTCPLGKIGHARDGVKGRLQIVYGLLCSPAGVPIAIEVFDGNTADPKTLGAQITKLKTRFGLTTIALVGDRGMLTSARIRDELHPAQLDWISALRAPQIKALVDDGALQLSLFDEQNLFEITHPDYPGERLVCCHNPALADERARKRGELLAATEHELQTIAEATRRAKRPLRGRDKIALRVGKVRNKFKMAKHFDLQITDEAFSFSRNQDAIAAEAALDGIYVLRTSLPDQTLQRDEVVLRYKDLADVERFFRTLNTELDVRPIRHRLADRVRAHMLLRMLSYYISWHMKQALAPILFQDNDKPAAAAKRADPVAPAQRSDQALAKAARKRTENDYPVHSFTSLLADLATICANHIQPTDDLPAFTKITNPTPLQRRAFELLGVSHRHGLA
- a CDS encoding IS110 family transposase; this translates as MNQSTLQRPNSFWCGIDWGGRFHHLCVLDGTGQQLLSRKVAHTVDGLAVLVGLIASFTGAVRIAIERAEGLLVEYLQHHCDAEIYCVSPKISARARERYRMAAAKSDEFDAYVLADTLRHQYAQWRPLAVPSPLLAELTAVSRDRQRILDMQVDTENRLRSILDAYHPCPLHLFSALDRDITLSFIRSYPTPVQAGRITAARMGAFTSRHGYSGRHKPETLVARMQPHLLSASDGTVAGKALAAKAFTEQLALLNTHLRAHDKRLGELLEAHPDTPIFTSFPGIGPVTAAVLISEMGEERSRFPSAPSLLAETGLAPVTKVSGRTRQVRFRYAANRRMRHAIDWWMFVAVREDLWSADIYQHARAAGQPHHRALRGLGARWCRILWRCWHDHNPYDPAIHHRATAA